CGGAGCAGGCACAAAGACCCGGGACATCATGCTGAACGGGGTACTTCTCCCGCTCTCACCAACGTGGCGTGACATGGCCGTTCCAGCGCGGCCCATGGTCGAACCGTGGTCGTCCACGGACAACCGAGTCACCGCTCCCCCGCTCACGCGGGAAAGAGCGCGCCTGAACGGCGCGGCGATCTTGACTCGCTTGCTGGGGCCAGCCTCAAGATCCTCCAATGTCGCGACTTTATTAGTGATATTTTCAAAGAAGTAGATTAAAAAGTTGGAAAACTTACAGCTCCCTGTCGCTTAGTTCCAGTCTGCCGGTTCTCCGTGGTCGACTCCCCCATCTTaacctcgtcatcctccatCACGGTCGCCAAGCTTCCAGCTTGGCCTCCATTGGAGGAGCTGACTTCGGGCAGAGCGACTCTCTGCGGCCCAAATGGGCTCTCGGAGAGCGAAATCCCTTCCAGCCAGTCCTCGAGGCGACGACTTGGGAGGTAGGTCACCTCACCTTGGTTTAAGAAAGCCTGGCCGTACAGGCGGCCGGCTTGGGCAGAGGCGGAGTCGAAAAACTCCTCTGCCGGCCCGAGAATTATCGAGCGCGAGTGCTGCAACTGCGCAGACTGCGCGCCCAGTCTGGCAGCCCGGTTGAGGCTAGCCAGCGCCTCCAGGTGCTCGTCTCTGGGGGCGTTCATTGTTGCTGCTAAAGGGGAATCGGGTTCAGCAGCGAGGTAAATAGTGGCGTTTCGAGCTCTGGGTTCGTTGAGTCGAAAGCCAAAGCCTGTGACGGGGTGTGGCGACAATCCCAAAAGATCTGGATCGAGGAAAGAACGGTTTGACCAACCTGGAGTCGGGATAAGAGATCGATGAGGTTCAGTTGATCGAAGACGTCttggtggaggcggaggcagAATATCAGCGTCAAGATGAAGGTCGACCTCTTGATCCTCTGGGGCGAGCGTGTAGTGAAATTCGTGGGCCTCAAGGTGCGACGCAGAGAGGGGAGGCAGGCTGCTC
This window of the Podospora pseudoanserina strain CBS 124.78 chromosome 3, whole genome shotgun sequence genome carries:
- a CDS encoding hypothetical protein (EggNog:ENOG503PX9B; COG:S), producing the protein MASASNRPASMRIPMAGGRALPGSSMRGRRRALSASCAESSLPPLSASHLEAHEFHYTLAPEDQEVDLHLDADILPPPPPRRLRSTEPHRSLIPTPGWSNRSFLDPDLLGLSPHPVTGFGFRLNEPRARNATIYLAAEPDSPLAATMNAPRDEHLEALASLNRAARLGAQSAQLQHSRSIILGPAEEFFDSASAQAGRLYGQAFLNQGEVTYLPSRRLEDWLEGISLSESPFGPQRVALPEVSSSNGGQAGSLATVMEDDEVKMGESTTENRQTGTKRQGADLEAGPSKRVKIAAPFRRALSRVSGGAVTRLSVDDHGSTMGRAGTAMSRHVGESGRSTPFSMMSRVFVPAPVITTRNFKICVLGHPGTGKTTFLNRLVMGRYIPGAPSTSTEIRTISTMSTGDTTRRTLAQVELWDFPGMIAGRHDTQLRSTFFNAAIICYDLEDSRNLDGLSTVDRRPTFPNLGLRFLVPPEPATDIQGETAAAAINAAGFAECSALTSENCQETWQSIVDYLVDIQEKHEKAIEEARAGKGKEKMLEKAKKVWRGFKKEMDVKLKK